The following nucleotide sequence is from Methylotenera sp. G11.
GTCACGGAGCGGTCGCCGATGGTAATCAGGAAAGTCTTGTCAGCCACGCCCGGCAAGCGCAGCACGCGCGCCGCAGCTTCTTTCAAATCAATGCTGCCGGTATCAAAGGCTTTTAACTGCTTTGTCGCGCTTTTCACATCGCGCGTCATTTTTGGCGGCTTGCCCAGCAATACGGATAAATCCATATCCACCGGTTTGTTGTCAAAATGGCTGTCAGCCACAGTCAGGTGACGCTGTTCTGTCGCATAACCCACCACGGCAAACGGGCAACGCTCGCGCTCGCAGATTTCCTTGAAACGCGGCAGGTCCTCTTTGGCGATCGCCATCACGTAGCGCTCCTGCGCTTCGTTGCTCCACAGCTCACGCGGTGACATGCCTGGCTCTTCGTTGTGCACGTCACGCAGCTGGAACAATGCGCCTACGCCTGCGTCATTCACCAGCTCCGGGAAGGCATTGGAGATACCTCCCGCGCCCACGTCATGGATGCTCAAGATCGGGTTGGCATCACCCAGTTGCCAGCAGCGGTCAATCACTTCCTGCGCACGGCGCTCCAGTTCAGGGTTGCCGCGCTGCACGGAGTCGAAGTCCAGGTTCTCGACGTTGCTGCCGGTATCCATGCTGGAAGCAGCACCGCCGCCCAAACCGATCAGCATTGCTGGGCCGCCCAGCTGAATCAGCGCAGCACCGGGGGGTATCGGGTTCTTTTTGGAGTGTTTTGCAGAAATGCTGCCGATACCGCCAGCCAGCATGATGGGCTTGTGGTAACCGCGCACTTCGGTTTGGCCATCAGCGCCAGGCGCAGCTATTTCCAGCGTGCGGAAATAACCGGTAATGTTCGGGCGGCCAAATTCATTGTTGTAAGCCGCACCGCCCAAAGGGCCGTCAATCATGATCTGCAATGGTGAAGCAATGCGGCCAGGTTTGCCGTAAGCCGCGGATTCCCAAGGCTGGGTAAAATCTGGAATATTCAGGTTCGACACTGAAAAGCCGGTCAGGCCTGCTTTAGGTTTTGAACCGCTGCCGGTGGCGCCTTCGTCACGGATTTCACCGCCTGCGCCGGTTGCCGCACCCGCAAATGGCGAGATTGCGGTCGGATGGTTATGCGTTTCCACCTTCATCAGGTAGTGCATGTCTTCTTCAACGACGCTGTACGCGCCGTCCTTAGTAGGATAGAAACGTTTAGTCGGCTCGCCGTCTTTCTGGCCGGCCACGATAGATGCGTTGTCAGAATAAGCCACCACGGTCTTGCCCGGGTTCAGCTTGTGCGTATTGCGTATCATGCCGAACAGCGACATTTCCTGCTGCTGGCCGTCAATCACCCAATCCGCGTTGAAGATTTTGTGGCGGCAGTGCTCGGAGTTGGCCTGCGCAAACATCATCAATTCAACATCAGTCGGGTTGCGCTGCATTCTGGTGAAATTGTCAAACAGGTAATCCACTTCATCCGGTGACAGCGCCAGCCCCATATCGCTATTGGCCTGATTTAATGCGGCTTTTCCGCCTTGCAGGACATCTACGGTACACAGTGGTTTAGGCGTATCGGTATGGTAGAGCTTCGCCGCATCCGCCAGCGCCGGAAATACAGATTCCGTCATGCGGTCGTGTATCAGCGGCAACAGCTGCTGGCGTTCCGCCGCACTCAAGGGCTGGCCGTTTTTAGTTTTAATGTAATAGGCAATGCCGCGCTCCACGCGCTGGATTTCCGGCAAACCGCAATGGTTCACAATATCGGTTGCACGCGATGCCCAAGGTGAAATCGTACCCACGCGCGGCAGCACCAGAATCAGCTCGCCCTGAGCATCCTCAACCTGCATGCTTGGCCCGTACGTCAGGATCTGATTGAGCGTATTTTCCTGCCCGGCGGAAAGCGCACTTTCCACCCAGGCAAAGTGCCAGAACTCAGCATATACATGGCCGATATTCGGGCAAATTTCATCCAGCTTTTTCTGGATTTTCTCAATACGGAACGGTGACAAGGCAGCACTGCCGCGCAGGCTGATCATTTGGGGGGTAGGATTGGATTGGCTCATTAAAACTCGGCTAAATATCAATGATTTGAATAAAGCAGAATTTTAACAGATTAGCGGCGATTCCGCCGCTTAAACGGCGACATAAATCGGGTTTATATCGCCATTTACGGAATTCACAGAAACTGGTGTTTTAATGCCTGTGCATAATGGCAGCGTCGCGAAAACGGCATCGCCATGCACTAATTGCTCAGCGCGCCAAACACCTTTTTGAGCAAAGCGCTGCTCTGCCCGATCGGGTCTTTGCGAATGGCGGCTTCCTCTTTTGCCATCATCAGGTAAACGCCATCCAGCGTTTTCTGCGTGACGTACTGCTCAAGGTTTACCTGCTCTTTTTTCACCACGCCGAACTGGCTGCCCATTTCGGCATATTTATTGTACTGCTGCGCAAGCTGTACATTCTCGGTCGCTTTTTTCACGATAGGCAGAAACTTCTCCGCCATCTGCTTCGAGGTGGTTTTTTTAAAATACTGCGTTGCGGCATCATCGCCACCGGTCAGGATGTTTTTTGCATCGGTGACGGTCATTTTCTTTGCAGAATCCACCAGCAAGGCTTTGGCTTCCGGCACTGCAGCTTCTGCCGCGCGGTTCATTTTAAGCACCAGCTCGTCTGCCTGTGCGCCCATCCCCAGCATGCGCATTGCTTTCTCGGTTTTTTTCAGCGCATCCGGCAGCGGGATCTTAACTTCTTTATTGCCCAGGAAACCATCCGTCTTGCTCAGCTCGCTGACAGCTTTGCCTGCCCCCTGGATCAACGCGGTTTTAAGGCCGCTGCTGGCTTCAGCATTGGTCAGGTCAGCAACTCCCTGCGCGCTGGCGTGCCCGGCAAATAATGCAAAAATTAAAACTGCAGATAATAAACGTCGCATGACTTTCTCCGGTTATTTTCGAGGATCTGTAAATAACAATAGCTTAGCGCAAATCATGGTTAATGCAACACCAGCAGCAGATATTTACGCCAAGCGAGCAGTACAACAAACCTGCGGACGAAGCCTGTGCGGCCGGGCTTTGCTTCACCACACCCGGCCTGAACATGCACTAACTGTTACCGGGACTTACATGCCAGATATTTTTAGCATAGTCGCCAATCGCACGGTCACTTGAAAACTTGGACATATTCGCTACGTTCAACACTGCCATGCGTATCCACGCATCACGGTCCCGATACAGCTTACCGACCTCATCCTGCGTCTTGATATAGCTTGCGTAATCTGCCAGCAGCAGATACTGGTCATTATTCAGCAGGTTATCCACGATATTCTGGTAACGGCCGGGCTCCTCTACCGAGAAGTATCCGCTGGCAATCATATCCAGCACCTGCTTCAACTCGGCATTACCATTGTAGTAATCACGCGGGTTATAGCCATTTGCTTTCAGCTCCGCCACCTGCGGCGTGGTCAGGCCGAAAATAAAGATATTCTCATCGCCGACTTCCTCTTTGATCTCAACGTTTGCCCCATCCAGGGTACCAATCGTCAATGCCCCATTCAAAGCCATTTTCATGTTACCGGTGCCGCTGGCCTCGGTGCCGGCGGTTGAAATCTGCTCGGACAGGTCACTGCCGGGGAACAGGATTTCTGCGGCGGAAACCTCATAGTTCGGATAGAAGACCACTTTCAGGCGGTCGCCCACCACCACGTCTTCATTCACGATCGCAGCGACATCGTTGATCAGGCGGATGATCTGCTTGGCCATCGCATAACCTGGCGCGGCCTTACCCCCAAAAATGACGGTGCGAGGCGTCATTCCCTGCTCGCCGCTGCGGATGCGGTTATACAAGGTAACCACATGCAGCACATTCAACAGTTGCCGCTTGTATTCATGAATACGCTTGATCTGCACATCAAACAGGCTGTCGGGATTCAGCACAACCCCTGTCACCTTCTGGATTTTCTCTGCCAGCCGCATCTTGTTAGCCTGCTTTACCTGTGCAAACGCTTTTCTGAAGTCTGCATCATCAGCCAGCGGCGTGATCTTTTTAATATGGCTCAAGTCTTTTTTAAAGTCCGGACCTATCGCTTTTTCGATCAGGCCGGTCAAACCAGGGTTCGCCTGGTTCAGCCAGCGCCGCGGCGTGATGCCATTGGTCACATTCGTCATCTTGCCCGGATAGATCCTGTCAAAATCGGCGAACAAAGTGCTTTTCAGCAGCTCGCTGTGCAATGCAGCCACGCCATTGACCGTATGGCTGCCCACCACGGCAAGGTGCGCCATACGTACGCGGCGGCCATGCGTCTCGTCGATAATGGACACCCGTTTCAGCAGCTCCACGTCACCCGGGAAATGGTGATTCACCATATGCAGGAATTCGTGATTGATCTTATAGATGATTTCGAGATGGCGCGGCAACAGGCGGCCGAACAGGTCAACAGACCAGGTTTCGAGCGCTTCCGGCATCAGTGTATGGTTGGTGTAAGCGAATATCTTGCCGACCAGGCCCCAGGCAAAATCCCAAGGCAGGTGATGCTCATCCACCAACTGGTACATCATTTCCGCAACACCGATCGAGGGATGGGTATCGTTGAGCTGAATGGCGATTTTTTCCGGCAGGATTTTCCAGTCTTCCTGGCATTTGATTTCACGCGAGGTCAGGAAGCGGCGCAGGATATCCTGGATAGAAGCCGAAACAAAGAAATACTGCTGCTTCAGGCGCAGTTCCTTGCCCAGCTCACAGACGTCGTTCGGGTAAAGGATCTTGGAAATGCTTTCCGTCGCATTTCGCTCCTGAACAGCGCGCTCGTAATTACCATCGTTAAAATGGCGTAAATCAAATTCACGCGCGGCCTTAGCCGCCCATAGCCTTAAATTATTCACCGTCTCGGTGCCGTAGCCGGGCACCGGAACATCATATGCCATCGCGACGACATGCTCGGCATCCACCCAGCGCTGAGCCTGGCAGCCATCTTCCGGATACGTCACCACATGGCCATAGAACCTGATGTTGTAATGCGCCTCAGGGCGCTGGAACTCCCAGATATTGCCGTAACGCAGCCAGTTATCAGGATTCTCAACCTGCTGACCATTCTCGATACTTTGCCTGAACATGCCATATTCATAACGGATACCATAACCCGCTGCAGGAATATCCATGGTCGCCATTGAATCGAGAAAACACGCAGCAAGCCTGCCCAGGCCGCCGTTACCGAGCGCCGCATCATTCTCAATCTCCACGGTAGCTTCCAGGTCACGGCCTAAAGCGGCCAAACCTTCCTTCAACTCATCATTCAAGCCCAGATTTAGTGCAGTATTGCTCAGCATGCGCCCGATCAGGAACTCTAACGATAGGTAATAAACACGCTTGGGGTCATCCTTATAGTAGGACTCCGCCGTTTTGACCCAGCGTTCGACCACATGGTCACGCACGGTATAACTTGCAGCCTCGTACCAGTCGCGCGGCGTTGCGGCATCGCTGGTCTTGAATGTAGAGAATATCAGATGCTGCTGCAAACCCTGCTTGACCGGAGGCAGCTTGATATTGGCCGTGACTTTGTTTTTGGGGTTACGCTTGGGGGTCTTTGGGCTTTCGTTTGGCGTTTTCATATTGGCAGTCTTTGATGTTGAATATATTGAATATTCTAGCAAAAGTTAGGCCAGTTCCAGAAGCCTTTCTGCAACCAGGGCGACTTGCTTCCGCCGGATGTCCGCCCGGCCGCATTCAACGAGATAAAGCCACATCAAAAAAAGGGAATAAATCCCTTTTAAAATAATCGCTTGCCTGTATAATTGATTGGGTCCAATTCTCAAAAACAACAGCACCAAGGGAGCATGACCATGACGGATAATAGCAATACCAACACCACAACAACGAATGCAGCTGGCAACCCATCAAAAACCAGCACCATCTTAAAAGCACTGGAAGACCTGACGCTGTATATAAAAAAGGGGGCCATATCCAGCGACATGGTGCTATACGCACTGGACAGGGAGCTCACAGATGCCGGCTTCCGCAGCAATCTGGCTCGAGAATACACCACGCAAAACACACAATCCATCAACAGAGGCCATGGCGGCTTGTCAGCTGAAGATATCATGGCTCAGGCAGGCCACGATAGCACCAGCATCAAGGCCGTGACGCAAACACTGGAACCGCATCGGCAAAGATTACTGTCAGGAACGATCAGCAAGCTAAGTGTGGCAGCACCTGTGATCAACAGCATCACGCTTGTGCACGACTACACACAAGCGATAGAAAGAGTGCAGCCCTATGTAGATAAAAAACAGATGGGCGAAGAAGCTGCACGCGATTATGCGGCAGCCATCGTTGAAAGCAAGCTGGAACAAAACTTAACCATGGGCTTATCAGCTGACCTGGGCAACTTCCGGCTTGGTCAGTGGGTGAAAAACCACCCGGAAATTCCGGAGCGCGTTCTGCAAGAACTGGATTTGGGCGGCGTAAG
It contains:
- a CDS encoding DUF4197 domain-containing protein, which translates into the protein MRRLLSAVLIFALFAGHASAQGVADLTNAEASSGLKTALIQGAGKAVSELSKTDGFLGNKEVKIPLPDALKKTEKAMRMLGMGAQADELVLKMNRAAEAAVPEAKALLVDSAKKMTVTDAKNILTGGDDAATQYFKKTTSKQMAEKFLPIVKKATENVQLAQQYNKYAEMGSQFGVVKKEQVNLEQYVTQKTLDGVYLMMAKEEAAIRKDPIGQSSALLKKVFGALSN
- the purL gene encoding phosphoribosylformylglycinamidine synthase: MSQSNPTPQMISLRGSAALSPFRIEKIQKKLDEICPNIGHVYAEFWHFAWVESALSAGQENTLNQILTYGPSMQVEDAQGELILVLPRVGTISPWASRATDIVNHCGLPEIQRVERGIAYYIKTKNGQPLSAAERQQLLPLIHDRMTESVFPALADAAKLYHTDTPKPLCTVDVLQGGKAALNQANSDMGLALSPDEVDYLFDNFTRMQRNPTDVELMMFAQANSEHCRHKIFNADWVIDGQQQEMSLFGMIRNTHKLNPGKTVVAYSDNASIVAGQKDGEPTKRFYPTKDGAYSVVEEDMHYLMKVETHNHPTAISPFAGAATGAGGEIRDEGATGSGSKPKAGLTGFSVSNLNIPDFTQPWESAAYGKPGRIASPLQIMIDGPLGGAAYNNEFGRPNITGYFRTLEIAAPGADGQTEVRGYHKPIMLAGGIGSISAKHSKKNPIPPGAALIQLGGPAMLIGLGGGAASSMDTGSNVENLDFDSVQRGNPELERRAQEVIDRCWQLGDANPILSIHDVGAGGISNAFPELVNDAGVGALFQLRDVHNEEPGMSPRELWSNEAQERYVMAIAKEDLPRFKEICERERCPFAVVGYATEQRHLTVADSHFDNKPVDMDLSVLLGKPPKMTRDVKSATKQLKAFDTGSIDLKEAAARVLRLPGVADKTFLITIGDRSVTGLVAREQMVGPWQVPVADVGVTVAGYETYRGEAFAIGEKAPLALINAPASGRMAIGESITNIAASLIDDISELKLSANWMAPAGHAGEDAALFATVKAVGMELCPQLGVSIPVGKDSMSMKTVWNDNGENKAVTSPISLVVTAFAATPDARKTLTPQLQTDVASKLVLIDLGAGKNRMGGSSLAQVYGEVGDTAPDVDDANQLKHFFNTIQQLNKAGKLLAYHDRSDGGLFTTLVEMAFAGHCGIDADVSALPGDVVSALYNEELGAVIQVAAQDAVAIAAQFNGLAHVIGDVVNDNQITIKQNGKVVFSDTRVTLHRIWSETTYRMQKLRDNPLSAQQEYDRLLNEADRGLFSEPAFNPAENIAAPYIATGARPKMAILREQGVNGHVEMAVSFDRAGFAAYDVHMSDIISGRVSLKDFAGFVACGGFSYGDVLGAGEGWAKSILFNSRARDEFSAFFHRDDSFALGVCNGCQMMSNLRELIPGAAHWPHFVRNKSEQFEARLSMVEILESPSLFFNGMAGSKLPIAVAHGEGFAEFSQAGAVNELLAQKLVTMRFVDHASAATEVYPFNPNGSPQGVTGLTSTDGRFSIMMPHPERVIRNVQNTWQRCGDAEDSAWLRMFQNARRYIA
- a CDS encoding glycogen/starch/alpha-glucan phosphorylase; the protein is MKTPNESPKTPKRNPKNKVTANIKLPPVKQGLQQHLIFSTFKTSDAATPRDWYEAASYTVRDHVVERWVKTAESYYKDDPKRVYYLSLEFLIGRMLSNTALNLGLNDELKEGLAALGRDLEATVEIENDAALGNGGLGRLAACFLDSMATMDIPAAGYGIRYEYGMFRQSIENGQQVENPDNWLRYGNIWEFQRPEAHYNIRFYGHVVTYPEDGCQAQRWVDAEHVVAMAYDVPVPGYGTETVNNLRLWAAKAAREFDLRHFNDGNYERAVQERNATESISKILYPNDVCELGKELRLKQQYFFVSASIQDILRRFLTSREIKCQEDWKILPEKIAIQLNDTHPSIGVAEMMYQLVDEHHLPWDFAWGLVGKIFAYTNHTLMPEALETWSVDLFGRLLPRHLEIIYKINHEFLHMVNHHFPGDVELLKRVSIIDETHGRRVRMAHLAVVGSHTVNGVAALHSELLKSTLFADFDRIYPGKMTNVTNGITPRRWLNQANPGLTGLIEKAIGPDFKKDLSHIKKITPLADDADFRKAFAQVKQANKMRLAEKIQKVTGVVLNPDSLFDVQIKRIHEYKRQLLNVLHVVTLYNRIRSGEQGMTPRTVIFGGKAAPGYAMAKQIIRLINDVAAIVNEDVVVGDRLKVVFYPNYEVSAAEILFPGSDLSEQISTAGTEASGTGNMKMALNGALTIGTLDGANVEIKEEVGDENIFIFGLTTPQVAELKANGYNPRDYYNGNAELKQVLDMIASGYFSVEEPGRYQNIVDNLLNNDQYLLLADYASYIKTQDEVGKLYRDRDAWIRMAVLNVANMSKFSSDRAIGDYAKNIWHVSPGNS